GTGCCGACGCGCCCTCTCCCAGCCGCAGTTCGCCCTTGCCGAGGAGCGTCATCATCGGCGCGTGCCCGGTGAGGATGCCCACCTGCCCGTCGAAGGCCGGAGCCACGACGCCCTCGGCCGTGCCCTCGAAGAGCACGGCTTCGGGCGAGATCACGGAGACGTTCAGCACGTGTGCGTTCCTCAGCCCTGCGCCAGCTTCTTGGCGTTGGCGATCACGTCGTCGGCGCCGCCGGCCATGAAGAACGCCTGCTCGGGATACTGATCGAACTCACCGGCCACGAGGCGCTCGAACGAGCTGATCGTCTCCTCGAGCTTC
This sequence is a window from Gemmatimonadaceae bacterium. Protein-coding genes within it:
- the atpC gene encoding ATP synthase F1 subunit epsilon → MLNVSVISPEAVLFEGTAEGVVAPAFDGQVGILTGHAPMMTLLGKGELRLGEGASARRFTVEGGFLQVVNNTVRVVTERATPA
- a CDS encoding F0F1 ATP synthase subunit beta (Produces ATP from ADP in the presence of a proton gradient across the membrane. The beta chain is a regulatory subunit), with the protein product MDELSEDDKKIVGRARRIQRFMSQPFAVAEQFTGIPGKYVKLEETISSFERLVAGEFDQYPEQAFFMAGGADDVIANAKKLAQG